Part of the Leptospira langatensis genome is shown below.
TCTTGTATTATGTGCGGGCATTAACTTCGCAGTCTGGATCATCCGTGATTGGCATGAAGAAGGTTCTACCTTGCAATGGGTCTTGATCGAAGCCACTACATTCGTAGGAGCACTTCTCATCTCTTCCAGTAGAACGAGTAAGTCCTTTCCGATCGCCTGGAAATTCCTTCTGATCAACTCATTCGGACTTGGTATCGCATTTCTTGGGATCATTCTTCTTCGTTCTTCCTTGCATGTGATCAACCAACCCATAGAGTTCTTAGCGGCGAATGCTTCTTCTCATCCGGAAATTATCTGGGTGGAGATCGGCCTTTGGCTTGCGATCTTCGGTTATTCCGCAAAGCTCGGGCTTTTCCCAAATCACGTTTGGATCGAGGATACATATGGGGAGAGTCCTACGCAGGTTTCTTCTCTGCTTTCTTCCTTTATTCCTGTTTCGGTCTGCTTTGCCTTAAGACCTTTCGTGCATCTGGATCACCAACTCTTTCCGAATACATTCAGCGGTGCGGATGGGCTTCTGGTGCTTGGGATCATCACGATTTTATATAGTATCTTCGCCATCTACGACAGAAACGATATCCGCAGGATCTCTGCAAAAGTTGCCCTTTTCCATACAGGAGCTCTTGCCGTCTTCCTTTGGATGGATTTAAGCGAGAATGTGTTTTTCTATACAATGGCTACGAACTTAGTCGTGAAATCCCTTTTGTTCATCAGCATGGGGATCGTACGTATGGATGCTGGCAAACGAGAATTGGGTAAGATCATCCAGGCGGACTCTATCAATAAGCCTGCTTTATCCCTTTTCATTCTCGCATTGTTCTTAGCCTTCGTGATGCCGGGATCTCCCATCTTCGTGACGGATATTATCCTGATCAAGGCAGGACAGATCGGAGGAAAATCCTTTGTTATCCTTGTTCCGATCCTAGGGATCGTATTCTTCGGAGTGATGCTGTATAAGCTTGCACCTCTCTTGAATATCAAGGGAAGACCTTTTCCCAAGGATCTTTCCACCATTCTTAGGATCCGGATGACGAACGGATTCTTCTTACTTCTACTTCTTCTCAGCACCGGTTGCTGGGGATTCTATCTTCTTTTACACGGTGTATTATGAAAAACGTTACCGGTATTTTTCATTCTTCTGAAACCAAACAGACTCATAGATTCTGGCTCACTAAGGACGGGATCGAAAGAGAGACTCTTTCCAAATCCGAAGAGAAGAATCTCTATGAGGATCATGCAAATCCGATCTGGATCCTAAGACATAGCCTCGGGACCAACCAAGGTCCCGAAGATTATTCTCATATGGATTATGAGAAGTATCTTTCCCAAGATAGAAAGCATCTCCTGGAGAAGTTTTTAACAAGGGCTGGGATCAAGGACATTATCTATCGAGGTTTCAATGTTCCTGTTCCTCCTTCTTATTATTCTCATGCGGTGGGTCCCATCCATGCAGGTGTGATCGAGCCTGGTCATTTCAGATTCATTGTCCAAGGAGAAGTCATCCAAAACTTGGATATCCGTCTCGGTTTCCAGAGAAGGGGACTACTGGACCTACTCAAAGGAAAGAATAAGGACGATATCTCTTCTTATGCGGAAGCAGTCTCCGGGGACTCGAGTGTTGCTTATGGGATTGCATTCAGTAAGGCATTCGAAGAGGCCCACGGTATCTCCGTTCCACAAGAAGTAAATTTCGCAAGAACCGTTCTTCTCGAGATCGAAAGAATTGCCATCCATATCGGGGATCTAGGAGCGATTGCGGGTGACGTAGGATATTATCCGTTGCAAGGGGTTTGCTCCATGCAAAGAGGGGTTCCTCTGGGAGTCATGGAGGCTCTTACCGGAAATCGTTTTGGAAGAGGAGCACTCTCTCCGGGAAAAGTGCGTCTCAAAAAAGATCTCTCCGAATCCGTACTTATGGATCTTGCAAAACGAATTGCAGATGTCACAGAAGATGTGGCGGGCCATTTCGAAAGAGCAGCAAGCAAATCCACAAACAGAGAAAGGCTTCAGATCTGCGGAACCCTTACCCCAAAACAATGGAAAGATCTTGGCTTTGTGGGAATGGTAGAGAAATGCATCGGTTTCTCTAGAGACTTACGTCATCACGATACAAGTTATTCACTCGCAGGAGAAGGGATCAAGTTAGACCTGGATCATGCGAACATGAAAGGAGATGCTTGGGCAAGATTCTATCTTCGTTATGAAGAGTTGAAGAATAGCGGAGCCTGGTTAACCAAAGCGATCCCCGCGCTCAAGAATTTCCATGCGGCAAACGAGGCATTCAAGAAAGCAAAAGCATCCAAGCCGAAGCCCGGAGTCTATTTCGGTGCCGCGGAAGGTTGGAGAGGACCTGTTCTTGTTTCCTTTACCTTGAATTCTTCCGGGGATATCACGGAGGCGTATGTAAGAGATCCTTCCGTTTTGAACTGGCATGCGTTAGAGCTTGCAGTCAGAGGGGAAAATATTGGGGATTTCCCTCTCAACAATAAGTCCTTCAACCTAAGTTATGTGGGAGTCGATCTATGAAAATATTTCAAGAAATTATAAACATCCTTCGCCCTGCTCGTAATTTAGATTTCGAGAAGATGCAGACCACGAACCCGAACGCTCGAGGGATCCCTGTCCCTACATTTAAGAAAGGCTCGTCTCTGGATAAATCCGTGGAGAAGGTATGTCCTACAGGTGGGATCAAGGTAGTATCAGCAAAAGAAGTGATATTCGATTACGGGGCCTGCCTGCAATGCGGACTCTGCGTGGAGCATTCTCCGGATAAACTCGAGAACTCGGGGTTTGTTCACGTGTATTCCGTAGACAGAAG
Proteins encoded:
- a CDS encoding proton-conducting transporter membrane subunit, whose translation is MSFEILLGIGAAVFILIFLTYVLAPTKNQTNLVFWSVLLVLCAGINFAVWIIRDWHEEGSTLQWVLIEATTFVGALLISSSRTSKSFPIAWKFLLINSFGLGIAFLGIILLRSSLHVINQPIEFLAANASSHPEIIWVEIGLWLAIFGYSAKLGLFPNHVWIEDTYGESPTQVSSLLSSFIPVSVCFALRPFVHLDHQLFPNTFSGADGLLVLGIITILYSIFAIYDRNDIRRISAKVALFHTGALAVFLWMDLSENVFFYTMATNLVVKSLLFISMGIVRMDAGKRELGKIIQADSINKPALSLFILALFLAFVMPGSPIFVTDIILIKAGQIGGKSFVILVPILGIVFFGVMLYKLAPLLNIKGRPFPKDLSTILRIRMTNGFFLLLLLLSTGCWGFYLLLHGVL
- a CDS encoding metal (Ni/Fe) hydrogenase large subunit, which gives rise to MKNVTGIFHSSETKQTHRFWLTKDGIERETLSKSEEKNLYEDHANPIWILRHSLGTNQGPEDYSHMDYEKYLSQDRKHLLEKFLTRAGIKDIIYRGFNVPVPPSYYSHAVGPIHAGVIEPGHFRFIVQGEVIQNLDIRLGFQRRGLLDLLKGKNKDDISSYAEAVSGDSSVAYGIAFSKAFEEAHGISVPQEVNFARTVLLEIERIAIHIGDLGAIAGDVGYYPLQGVCSMQRGVPLGVMEALTGNRFGRGALSPGKVRLKKDLSESVLMDLAKRIADVTEDVAGHFERAASKSTNRERLQICGTLTPKQWKDLGFVGMVEKCIGFSRDLRHHDTSYSLAGEGIKLDLDHANMKGDAWARFYLRYEELKNSGAWLTKAIPALKNFHAANEAFKKAKASKPKPGVYFGAAEGWRGPVLVSFTLNSSGDITEAYVRDPSVLNWHALELAVRGENIGDFPLNNKSFNLSYVGVDL